One genomic window of Cannabis sativa cultivar Pink pepper isolate KNU-18-1 chromosome 2, ASM2916894v1, whole genome shotgun sequence includes the following:
- the LOC115719624 gene encoding phosphoglycerate mutase-like protein 1 isoform X1 produces MSITTISFNFPSHCFSSSSSSALRSFSATPPPLSSLCFSSLSISSDMDSTAPTPSLFPLHRCKTIHLVRHAQGIHNVEGDKNYKAYLNPDFFDAQLTPLGWQQVDNLRKHVHSSGLYKKIDLVIVSPLLRTLQTAVGVFGGEGYTDRMDIVPLMAANAGNSERPAISSLDAPPILAVEPCREHLGVHPCDKRRSISEYQYLFPAVDFSLIESDEDVLWNATVRETKEEVAARGLKFLNWLWTRQEKEIAIVTHSGFLFHTLKVCGDDCHPLVKKEIGKHFANCELRSMVIVDKSMAGSDPSTTNYPGKIPSGLDHPSDAADDKNLENGSSNS; encoded by the exons ATGTCCATCACCACCATTTCCTTCAACTTTCCCTCTCAttgcttctcttcttcttcctcttctgcACTGAGGTCCTTCTCAGCAACCCCACCTCCTCTATCTTCTCTTTGTTtctcctctctctctatttcatCCG ATATGGATAGTACTGCTCCAACTCCTAGTTTGTTTCCATTGCACCGTTGCAAGACTATTCATCTG GTCAGGCATGCCCAAGGTATCCACAATGTGGAAGGAGATAAGAACTACAAAGCATACTTGAATCCCGATTTTTTCGATGCACAACTTACTCCACTGGGCTGGCAGCAA GTAGACAATTTGCGTAAGCATGTTCATTCATCTGGGCTTTACAAGAAGATTGATTTAGTCATTGTTTCTCCTTTGCTAAG GACACTGCAAACAGCTGTTGGAGTGTTTGGAGGTGAGGGCTACACAGATAGAATGGATATAGTGCCGCTGATGGCAGCAAATGCAGGGAATAGCGAACGTCCTGCAATTTCTAGTCTTGACGCCCCACCAATCTTAGCAGTAGAGCCTTGTCGTGAACATCTG GGAGTTCATCCTTGTGATAAGAGGAGAAGCATCAGTGAATATCAGTATCTATTTCCAGCAGTTGATTTTTCACTG ATTGAAAGTGACGAGGATGTGTTATGGAACGCCACTGTTAGAGAGACAAAAGAAGAAGTTGCAGCCAGAGGATTGAAATTTCTCAACTG GTTGTGGACGAGGCAAGAGAAGGAGATCGCCATTGTTACTCACAGCGGCTTTTTGTTTCATACACTAAAGGTGTGTGGAGATGATTGTCATCCTTTGGTGAAAAAGGAAATAGGCAAACA CTTTGCAAACTGTGAGCTTCGATCTATGGTCATCGTCGATAAAAG TATGGCAGGCTCAGACCCCTCAACAACTAATTATCCAGGAAAGATTCCAAGTGGACTTGATCATCCCAGTGATGCTGCAGATGACAAGAACCTCGAGAATGGTAGCTCGAATTCTTGA
- the LOC115719624 gene encoding phosphoglycerate mutase-like protein 1 isoform X2, with the protein MDSTAPTPSLFPLHRCKTIHLVRHAQGIHNVEGDKNYKAYLNPDFFDAQLTPLGWQQVDNLRKHVHSSGLYKKIDLVIVSPLLRTLQTAVGVFGGEGYTDRMDIVPLMAANAGNSERPAISSLDAPPILAVEPCREHLGVHPCDKRRSISEYQYLFPAVDFSLIESDEDVLWNATVRETKEEVAARGLKFLNWLWTRQEKEIAIVTHSGFLFHTLKVCGDDCHPLVKKEIGKHFANCELRSMVIVDKSMAGSDPSTTNYPGKIPSGLDHPSDAADDKNLENGSSNS; encoded by the exons ATGGATAGTACTGCTCCAACTCCTAGTTTGTTTCCATTGCACCGTTGCAAGACTATTCATCTG GTCAGGCATGCCCAAGGTATCCACAATGTGGAAGGAGATAAGAACTACAAAGCATACTTGAATCCCGATTTTTTCGATGCACAACTTACTCCACTGGGCTGGCAGCAA GTAGACAATTTGCGTAAGCATGTTCATTCATCTGGGCTTTACAAGAAGATTGATTTAGTCATTGTTTCTCCTTTGCTAAG GACACTGCAAACAGCTGTTGGAGTGTTTGGAGGTGAGGGCTACACAGATAGAATGGATATAGTGCCGCTGATGGCAGCAAATGCAGGGAATAGCGAACGTCCTGCAATTTCTAGTCTTGACGCCCCACCAATCTTAGCAGTAGAGCCTTGTCGTGAACATCTG GGAGTTCATCCTTGTGATAAGAGGAGAAGCATCAGTGAATATCAGTATCTATTTCCAGCAGTTGATTTTTCACTG ATTGAAAGTGACGAGGATGTGTTATGGAACGCCACTGTTAGAGAGACAAAAGAAGAAGTTGCAGCCAGAGGATTGAAATTTCTCAACTG GTTGTGGACGAGGCAAGAGAAGGAGATCGCCATTGTTACTCACAGCGGCTTTTTGTTTCATACACTAAAGGTGTGTGGAGATGATTGTCATCCTTTGGTGAAAAAGGAAATAGGCAAACA CTTTGCAAACTGTGAGCTTCGATCTATGGTCATCGTCGATAAAAG TATGGCAGGCTCAGACCCCTCAACAACTAATTATCCAGGAAAGATTCCAAGTGGACTTGATCATCCCAGTGATGCTGCAGATGACAAGAACCTCGAGAATGGTAGCTCGAATTCTTGA